The following proteins come from a genomic window of Halorussus halophilus:
- a CDS encoding GPW/gp25 family protein, whose product MTRFGKTLALESSGDLEVNELNTIRWVRGHEAVVQDLKVTLATIQGEDPFDPEHGLDMFAATGTSEPRLKLEVVQALDRDDRVKKVDEVVIDRDDSRRASVQVTVTLVDDSQHTFEVTQ is encoded by the coding sequence ATGACTCGCTTCGGGAAGACGCTGGCACTCGAATCGAGCGGTGACCTCGAAGTGAACGAGTTGAACACCATCCGATGGGTCCGCGGCCACGAGGCGGTCGTACAGGACCTGAAAGTGACGCTGGCGACGATACAGGGCGAGGACCCGTTCGACCCGGAACACGGCCTCGACATGTTCGCCGCCACGGGAACCAGCGAACCGAGACTGAAACTCGAAGTCGTACAGGCACTCGACCGCGACGACCGGGTGAAAAAGGTAGACGAAGTGGTCATCGACCGCGACGATAGCCGACGAGCGTCGGTGCAGGTGACGGTGACGCTCGTAGACGACAGCCAACACACGTTCGAGGTGACACAATGA
- a CDS encoding baseplate J/gp47 family protein, protein MSYGVQDDGTFERKHIDDIQDSLMDKIQQEAGEDIDLKQSSPLKQLLDTVAIEVAGLWEAAEENYYATYYEDAFGTQLDKLLSLAGMSRIPRRSATGEVEFRTENPNDTDKTVSKGREVTTRKTDEKPAIPFKTVEEAVLPAGETSVTVAVEGKKPWETNVDEKWLGEETNLAANTLTELKEPLSGIDSVTNPQPTGDTAIGFVEGRDRESDAEFKLRYENTFAKSGDATMDAVRSEIFNASADIVNVYMEENVTLNDNTGSGGLPAKSFRATVLGGSPDEIAQAILDSRPAGIQSYGDESGTAETTDGITKTENFQRATQTDVYADIDVTTTNTFPSDGATKIKDNVVHYVGGEDTAGLEFSGTEIGENVIYDQVFAAVMDVTGVQEVDIALGEQGDLDGSNVQVGETSVARTDLDWLDVVVN, encoded by the coding sequence ATGAGTTACGGAGTTCAAGACGACGGAACGTTCGAGCGAAAGCACATCGACGACATCCAGGACAGCCTGATGGACAAGATTCAGCAGGAGGCCGGGGAGGACATCGACTTGAAACAGTCCTCGCCGCTCAAGCAACTGCTGGACACGGTCGCAATCGAAGTCGCCGGTCTCTGGGAGGCCGCAGAAGAGAACTACTATGCGACCTACTACGAGGACGCGTTCGGCACGCAACTCGACAAACTCCTGTCGCTGGCGGGGATGTCCCGCATCCCGCGCCGCTCGGCGACCGGCGAAGTGGAGTTCCGCACCGAGAACCCAAACGACACGGACAAGACCGTCTCGAAGGGCCGCGAGGTGACGACGCGCAAGACCGACGAGAAGCCCGCCATCCCGTTCAAGACGGTCGAAGAAGCGGTGCTGCCCGCGGGCGAGACGAGCGTCACCGTGGCCGTCGAGGGCAAGAAACCCTGGGAGACGAACGTAGACGAGAAGTGGCTCGGCGAGGAGACGAACCTGGCGGCCAACACCCTCACCGAACTCAAAGAACCGCTCTCGGGCATCGATTCCGTGACGAACCCCCAACCGACTGGCGACACCGCTATCGGGTTCGTGGAGGGCCGCGACCGCGAGTCGGACGCCGAGTTCAAACTCCGGTACGAGAACACCTTCGCGAAGTCCGGCGACGCGACGATGGACGCGGTCCGGTCGGAGATATTCAACGCCTCCGCTGACATCGTGAACGTCTACATGGAGGAAAACGTCACGCTGAACGACAACACGGGGTCGGGCGGTCTCCCCGCTAAGTCGTTCCGCGCGACAGTGCTGGGCGGGTCGCCCGACGAAATCGCGCAAGCGATTCTCGACTCCCGACCCGCGGGCATCCAGTCGTACGGCGACGAGTCCGGCACTGCCGAGACGACTGACGGCATCACGAAGACCGAGAACTTCCAGCGGGCGACCCAGACGGACGTCTACGCCGACATCGACGTGACGACGACGAACACCTTCCCCAGCGACGGCGCGACGAAAATCAAGGACAACGTCGTCCACTACGTCGGCGGCGAAGACACCGCGGGACTGGAGTTCTCCGGCACGGAAATCGGCGAGAACGTCATCTACGACCAAGTGTTCGCGGCCGTGATGGACGTGACCGGCGTCCAAGAGGTAGACATCGCGCTCGGCGAACAAGGCGACCTCGACGGCTCGAACGTCCAAGTCGGCGAGACGAGCGTCGCCCGAACCGACCTCGATTGGCTCGACGTGGTGGTGAACTAG
- a CDS encoding LamG domain-containing protein — protein MSLRAAWPFDGTLADATGNGNDGEGAVSYANGKWGRALVGDGSTVSVPVSSSIEDVFSGEEFTVSVWWKQTSHTDGDDWADILRYFDTDGNRRRLERGNADNSATADFWCNFADASNQVSTDSFGVGSDEWFHLVIRRTPTEQSAWANGSKILSESVSGSVTPIDAGTDLAINPHDCGGDIGEIRLYDRALSEVEIRQVSRGLVGHWKLNGTATDSSVYDNDGTASGAKTTADTALTRRCYTFDGNDDHVEVPYDDSLDVREAVTISAWVRSDIDPDQTADNDWRGICSRSGSPYRLLLEEGGTFSGSVYVGGNRLKTDAPDSEFAVGEWHHVAFTHVGATGEAKLYVDGELATSKTFSTTGSFDTNASDWYISEDGTHWSGEISDVRLYATELSAEAIGQLAENRATLDDRGSLHAHEFVEHPIRRGADGARYVSVGDTAELAALRDGTDVYVDGAKQTTLTAQETVSLSVSDGDVISADEPLYSGDYRAGVPLGWRGTQFAWRNDRHGPITLHLYATHADATVDVYKVASDPYAPDATTTVPAQTHVTVSTTDDDDQWIIESDEPVVAFAEPSGDYRPLYPATAELTGVPGGGMNVVALEDGTLVTAYASDGTSSSNTLSRGDHWSPYSNSQYDGVAVNLVADGPITCDTQGDGDGGDMTTFFDRRGFATEYVLPVRAEFVTLAGLEAGATVEVYDPSGSSIDTQTVSGGSAANAPTYCQIDEGDVSYTLAAGTKFVCSAPQWAMFENYSNDDETTFFGASSADGYAGPTRLPTETGVVEAAAFDETNLSLSTGLARDEGGVFGLGGELNEY, from the coding sequence ATGTCGCTCAGAGCAGCGTGGCCGTTCGACGGAACGTTGGCCGACGCCACCGGTAACGGCAACGACGGGGAGGGGGCTGTCAGTTACGCGAACGGCAAATGGGGCCGCGCGTTGGTCGGCGACGGTTCGACCGTCTCGGTTCCGGTGTCTTCGTCCATCGAAGACGTGTTCAGCGGCGAGGAGTTCACCGTCTCGGTCTGGTGGAAACAGACCAGTCACACCGACGGCGACGACTGGGCCGACATCCTCCGGTACTTCGATACCGACGGGAACAGGCGACGGCTCGAACGCGGCAACGCCGACAACAGCGCCACCGCGGACTTCTGGTGCAACTTCGCCGACGCGAGCAACCAGGTTTCGACGGACTCGTTCGGCGTCGGGAGCGACGAGTGGTTCCACCTCGTGATACGGCGCACGCCGACCGAACAGAGCGCGTGGGCGAACGGGTCGAAGATTCTCTCCGAGTCGGTGTCGGGGTCGGTCACGCCCATCGACGCGGGCACCGACCTCGCCATCAATCCGCACGACTGCGGCGGCGACATCGGCGAGATACGACTCTACGACCGTGCGCTGTCGGAGGTGGAGATTCGACAGGTGAGTCGCGGCCTCGTGGGCCACTGGAAACTCAACGGCACGGCCACGGACAGTTCGGTCTACGACAACGACGGCACCGCAAGCGGCGCGAAGACGACGGCCGACACCGCGCTCACGCGACGGTGCTACACGTTCGACGGGAACGACGACCACGTCGAAGTCCCCTACGACGACTCGCTGGACGTCCGTGAAGCAGTGACGATTAGCGCGTGGGTCCGGTCGGACATCGACCCCGACCAGACCGCGGACAACGACTGGCGAGGAATCTGTAGTCGCTCGGGGTCGCCGTACCGACTCCTCTTGGAAGAGGGCGGCACGTTCTCTGGGAGCGTCTACGTCGGCGGCAACCGACTGAAGACCGACGCACCCGACAGCGAGTTCGCCGTCGGCGAGTGGCACCACGTCGCGTTCACTCACGTCGGAGCGACCGGCGAGGCGAAACTCTACGTCGATGGCGAACTCGCCACCTCGAAGACGTTCTCCACGACGGGGAGTTTCGACACTAACGCGAGCGACTGGTACATTTCCGAGGACGGCACGCACTGGTCCGGCGAAATCAGCGACGTGCGACTGTACGCGACCGAACTCTCCGCCGAGGCGATAGGCCAACTGGCCGAAAATCGCGCGACGCTGGACGACCGGGGGAGCCTGCACGCCCACGAGTTCGTCGAGCATCCGATTCGACGTGGTGCCGACGGTGCGCGCTACGTCTCGGTCGGCGACACCGCCGAACTGGCCGCACTTCGAGACGGCACCGACGTCTACGTAGACGGCGCGAAGCAGACGACGCTGACCGCACAGGAGACCGTCTCACTGTCCGTCAGTGACGGCGACGTGATTTCGGCTGACGAACCGCTCTACTCGGGCGACTACAGAGCAGGCGTACCACTCGGCTGGCGCGGCACGCAGTTCGCGTGGCGAAACGACCGCCACGGGCCGATTACGCTTCACCTCTACGCGACGCACGCCGACGCGACCGTAGACGTGTACAAGGTGGCTTCGGACCCGTACGCGCCCGACGCGACGACGACCGTCCCGGCTCAGACGCACGTGACCGTTTCGACCACCGACGACGACGACCAATGGATAATCGAGAGTGACGAACCCGTCGTCGCCTTCGCGGAACCGAGCGGCGACTACCGACCGCTCTATCCCGCGACGGCCGAACTCACGGGGGTTCCCGGTGGCGGGATGAACGTCGTGGCGCTCGAAGACGGCACGTTGGTGACGGCGTACGCGTCGGACGGCACGTCGAGTTCGAACACGCTGAGTCGCGGCGACCACTGGTCGCCGTACTCGAACAGCCAGTACGACGGCGTCGCCGTGAATCTCGTCGCCGACGGGCCGATTACCTGCGACACGCAGGGTGACGGTGACGGCGGCGACATGACGACGTTCTTCGACCGGCGTGGGTTCGCCACCGAGTACGTCCTCCCGGTTCGCGCGGAGTTCGTCACGCTCGCCGGACTGGAAGCAGGCGCGACCGTCGAGGTGTACGACCCGTCGGGGTCGAGCATCGACACCCAGACGGTCAGCGGCGGGTCTGCCGCGAACGCGCCGACCTACTGCCAGATAGATGAGGGAGACGTTTCGTACACGCTCGCCGCGGGAACGAAGTTCGTCTGCTCGGCCCCCCAATGGGCGATGTTCGAGAACTACAGCAACGACGACGAGACGACGTTCTTCGGGGCGTCGTCGGCCGACGGCTACGCTGGGCCGACACGACTGCCGACGGAGACGGGCGTCGTGGAAGCCGCGGCGTTCGACGAGACGAACCTCTCCCTCTCGACGGGGTTGGCCCGCGACGAGGGCGGCGTGTTCGGCCTCGGAGGTGAACTGAATGAGTACTGA
- a CDS encoding LamG domain-containing protein, whose protein sequence is MTLVAQWTFDGDLKDRSGSDHDLSGSVAYTEGKTGQALVSAGNALDVPLTSEMEGVFSGTELTVAVRIRIDSSSKQWADILRYDDPKGWERRLERGNADSNTGRADYWCNFGLTDTNTTLSNHDIGPADEWYTLVIRRQPDNVGVWVDGTEIDTANVSNPIPQISGGLQIDQNDSDTAIDELRLYDHAVSDGEIRRFARDEVGRWKCSDLVEPIDNIYDSENLGPQWNMVTHGNGSGTISVTDDPAAPSAPESTTKLVMEKTTTGDDSGTSEDDKIWHGDHKNGADSVVASAGDTFTFSGWYRLTDSSGDPRGLSCQLYATNESWNEYGDGTGLSLEADATWHRFETTVELTTDKEVTPSWQWGYDYGPQTLELCGLQVQYGTAPSDEFVQGKGSRPGLAPDSTGHGYDGDASGVSQADGSILGTTCASFDGTNDRITLPNLGLSGDRSLTLSAWLRVDSDADDSNNVFGFGGKDGSDTFSLRTNGDGGFKFYFWGDDLNVSTSNYYGSWHHVVARYDADTGERTVFLDDQQVGTDSPATPSFADADYRIGGFNDEYFAGELADVRLYASALSASEIEHLYRNRASLDHNGTLHAHEFVEYDERLMIDDETFACSQQEYGSLATVTPLDTDLSDWAESDDTLGSIAVVGEAEVTDTTYVPKTFEFTKDNNDRGFKVAWSAGVVSPDGWQTGWNEFYVPVDSDEYVSASSTPWDDMDRLQLYRTGPTTGDTNQTIRLRDLRLVKTPDAADSGAFDVGEDGVISAVEFDEETALDGATVAEDAPTRLSVGRLDER, encoded by the coding sequence GTGACGCTCGTCGCACAGTGGACGTTCGACGGCGACTTGAAAGACCGGTCGGGGTCCGACCACGACCTCTCGGGGTCGGTTGCCTACACCGAGGGGAAGACAGGACAAGCACTGGTCAGTGCAGGCAACGCACTCGACGTGCCGCTCACGAGCGAGATGGAAGGTGTCTTCTCGGGCACCGAACTGACCGTCGCGGTTCGCATTCGCATCGACAGTTCGAGCAAGCAGTGGGCGGACATCCTCCGGTACGACGACCCGAAAGGATGGGAGCGCCGCCTCGAACGCGGTAACGCCGACTCGAATACTGGCCGTGCGGACTACTGGTGTAACTTCGGTCTCACGGACACGAACACGACGCTGTCGAACCACGACATCGGCCCCGCCGACGAGTGGTACACGCTCGTAATCCGCCGCCAACCGGACAACGTCGGCGTCTGGGTCGATGGCACCGAAATCGACACTGCCAACGTCTCGAACCCGATTCCACAGATTTCCGGCGGCCTGCAGATCGACCAGAACGACAGCGACACGGCAATCGACGAGTTGCGACTGTACGACCACGCCGTCTCCGACGGCGAGATTCGGCGCTTCGCCCGTGACGAAGTGGGGCGCTGGAAGTGCAGCGACCTCGTCGAACCCATCGACAACATCTACGATTCAGAGAACCTCGGCCCGCAGTGGAACATGGTGACCCACGGTAACGGGAGCGGAACCATCAGCGTCACCGACGACCCCGCCGCGCCTAGCGCACCCGAGAGTACGACCAAACTCGTCATGGAGAAGACGACGACGGGGGACGACTCGGGGACGAGCGAGGACGACAAAATCTGGCACGGCGACCACAAGAACGGCGCGGACAGCGTCGTCGCCTCGGCGGGCGACACGTTCACGTTCTCGGGGTGGTACCGACTGACCGACTCGTCGGGAGACCCGCGAGGACTCTCCTGTCAGCTCTATGCGACTAACGAATCGTGGAACGAGTACGGGGACGGGACCGGACTTTCGCTCGAAGCAGACGCCACGTGGCACCGATTCGAGACGACGGTCGAGTTGACGACCGACAAGGAAGTCACTCCGTCGTGGCAGTGGGGCTACGACTACGGTCCCCAGACGCTGGAGCTGTGCGGGTTGCAGGTCCAGTACGGCACCGCGCCGTCCGACGAGTTCGTGCAGGGCAAAGGCTCTCGGCCCGGACTCGCGCCGGATAGCACCGGTCACGGCTACGACGGTGACGCTTCCGGCGTCTCCCAAGCAGACGGGAGTATCCTCGGGACGACCTGTGCGTCGTTCGACGGCACGAACGACCGCATCACCCTGCCGAACCTCGGTCTCTCTGGCGACCGGTCGCTCACGCTCTCGGCGTGGCTCCGAGTCGATTCGGACGCCGACGATTCGAACAACGTCTTCGGCTTCGGCGGCAAGGACGGGAGCGACACGTTCTCGCTACGGACGAACGGCGACGGTGGGTTCAAGTTCTACTTCTGGGGCGACGACCTGAACGTGAGTACGTCGAACTACTACGGGTCGTGGCACCACGTCGTCGCGCGATACGACGCCGACACCGGCGAGCGAACGGTGTTCCTGGACGACCAGCAGGTGGGTACGGACTCGCCTGCAACCCCTTCGTTCGCGGACGCGGACTACCGAATCGGTGGGTTCAACGACGAGTACTTCGCGGGAGAACTCGCCGACGTTCGCCTGTACGCCAGCGCGCTCTCGGCGAGTGAAATCGAGCATCTCTACCGGAACCGCGCCAGCCTCGACCACAACGGGACGCTCCACGCCCACGAGTTCGTGGAGTACGACGAGCGACTGATGATAGACGACGAGACGTTCGCCTGCAGCCAGCAGGAGTACGGGTCGCTCGCAACAGTCACCCCACTCGACACCGACCTGAGCGACTGGGCCGAGAGTGACGACACGCTCGGCAGTATCGCAGTGGTCGGCGAAGCCGAAGTGACCGACACGACGTACGTGCCGAAAACCTTCGAGTTCACCAAAGACAACAACGATAGAGGCTTCAAAGTGGCGTGGTCGGCAGGCGTCGTCTCGCCCGACGGCTGGCAGACCGGGTGGAACGAGTTCTACGTCCCCGTCGATAGCGACGAGTACGTCAGCGCGTCGAGCACGCCATGGGACGACATGGACCGACTGCAACTGTACCGGACGGGACCGACTACGGGCGACACGAACCAGACGATTCGGCTCCGCGACCTCCGACTCGTGAAGACGCCCGACGCCGCCGACTCCGGAGCGTTCGACGTAGGGGAAGACGGCGTCATTTCGGCCGTCGAGTTCGACGAGGAGACGGCACTCGACGGAGCGACGGTCGCGGAAGACGCGCCGACGCGGCTGTCTGTCGGCCGATTGGACGAGCGATAA